From the genome of Rhizobacter sp. AJA081-3:
ACCATCATCACCACCGTCGGCTTCCACCCGATCGTGGTGCCGCTGGTGGCGGCGCTGGGGCTGCCGCAGGCGCGCATCGTCGCGGCGCGGCTGTGGACCTTCACCGACCGCCGCGACGGCAAGCTGCAGATGGCGAAGGGTGCGCTCGGCGACGAGACGATCCGCAGCGCGCTGGTGCTGACCGATTCGGCGCAGGACCTTGCGCTGCTCGACGCCTGCGCGCGGCCGCTGCGCGCGGTGTGGCCGGAGGCGCGCTTTCGCCACGCGCTGAGCAGCGTCTACCTGCCCGGCCAGTACCTCTCGCAGGTCAAGCGCCCGGGCGAGCGCTACATCGTTCGCGGCATCCTGCAGGAGGACTTCGCCTTCTGGGTGCTCGCCTCCGTCGGCCTGGCTGCGGTGCCGCTGGCCCACGTGATCGGGCTGCTGTTCCTGCTGCTATCGTTCTGGGCCATCTACGAACGCGGCTATGTCGACAACGACCTCGTCGCCGCGCGCCACGAGCTCGAGCCCAAGCTGAGCGAAGCCTTCGCCAGCGCGCCGGTGGCCACGCCGCGCTGGCCGCCCTGGCTGTGGGCCCTGGCCAGCGGTGCCATCGCGATCGTCGCGCTGCGCTGGCCGAGCGCGCCGATGCCGGCGGACTTCGCGGCCTGGGCCGCAGTGCTGGTCGGCACGCATTTCTGGTTCGCCCTCTACAACCGCCTCGACAAGGGCACGCGGGTGTGGATGTTCGCCGGCTTGCAGTTCGCGCGCGGCGCCGCCTTCGTGGCGCTGGTGCCGATCGCGCCGATCGGTGCTGCGGCGCTGGGCGCGCACGTGCTCGCCAAGTGGGTGCCGTACCACGCCTACCGGCTGGGCGGCAAGGCCTGGCCCGATGCGCCGCTGCACCTGATCCGCCTGATGTTCTTCATCGTGCTGGCGCTGCTGCTCGGCTTCGCGCAGGGCCTGGCCACGCTGGCCAGCTTCACCGCGCTCGCGCTGCTGGCCTGGAACCTCTACCGCGCGCGGCAGGAACTCGCCGCCGCGCTGTCTGCCGCCCACCGGATCGATCGCCAACGCAAGGAGCCACCGCCATGAGGATCAGCGTGTGCATCGCCACCTACCGCCGCCCCGACCGGCTCGATTCGCTGCTCGAAGACCTGGCCTGGCAGCGCAAGATCCCGGTCGAGGTGATCGTGGTGGACAACGATGCCGCCGGCAGCGCCCGCGCGGTGGTCGAACGCCAGCGCGCGTCGAACCTGCCCTTCGAGCTGCGCTACGAGGTGCAGCCGGTGCAGAACATCTCGCTGACGCGCAACCGCACCGTGGCGCTGGCCAGCGGCGACTGGCTCGCCTTCATCGACGACGACGAGCGCGCGCCGACCGACTGGCTGCGCCAGCTCTCGCATTGCGCCGCTCGCCACCCGGCCGACGGCGTGCTCGGCCCGGTGGTGCCGGTGGTGCCCGACAAGGCGCCGGCGTGGATCCGCCGTGGCGCCTTCTACGACTGGGCGCGCCTGCCCACCGGCTCGGAGGTGCCGCCCAACCGGCTGCGTTTCGGCAACGTGCTGCTGCGCGCCGCGGCGCTCCATGCGGTGCCCGGCCCCTTCGACCCCGCCTACGGCCGCACCGGCGGCGAAGACGGCGACCTGCTGACCCGCCTGGTGCAGCGCGGCGCGCGCGTGCTGTGGTGCGACGAGGCCATCGTGCACGAGCCGGTCGAGCCTTCGCGCCTGTCGCTGCGCTGGCTGATGCTGCGCGCGCTGCGCGGCGGGCAGGATTTCGCACGCCATCGGCAGAACGGCCGCTACGGACCGCTCGGTGCGCTGGGCCGCGTGGCCTTCGTGCTGCGCGCGCTGCTGCAGGCGCTGCTCTCCGCCGCGCTGTCGTTGCTGAGCTGGCCGCTGGGCCTGCACCATGCCGTGCACTGGCTGCTCAAGCTGGCGGCCAACGTGGGCAAGGTGTCGGTGTTCCTCGGCTGGCACTACCGCGAGTACGGCGGCCAGGCCACATGACGACCGCCCTGCACCTGCTTCTCTTCGCCATCGCCCTGCCGGCGATCGCGGCCTGCCTGTACCTGCTCGCCTTCACGCTGCTCTCGCAGCGGCCCGGGCCGGGCCCGCGCTCGTCGCGCCGCCTGCGTTTCGACGTCATCGTGCCAGCGCACGACGAGGCCGCCATCATCGCCGGCGTCGTCGCCAGCCTGCGCCGGCTCGACTGGCCGGCCGACGGCTTTCGCATCCTGGTGGTGGCCGACAACTGCAGCGATGCCACCGCAGCGCTGGCGCGCGCCGCTGGCGCGCAGGTGCTCGAGCGCCACGACGCCGTGAACCGCGGCAAGGGCTACGCACTGCAGTTCGCCTTCGAGGCGAGCCGGCGCGACGAATGGGCCTACGCGGTGGTCGTCGTCGACGCGGACAGCGAGGTCTCGCCCAACCTGCTGGAAGCCTTCGCGGGCCGCATCGAGTCCGGCGCGAAGGCGCTGCAGGCGCACTACGGCGTGCTCAACGCGCAGGCCCACTGGCGCACGCGGCTGATGGCGATCGCCATGGCCTGCTTCCACCGCGTCCGCTCGCGGGCCCGCGAGCGGCTGAAGCTCTCGTGCGGGCTGCGCGGCAACGGCTGGTGCGTCACGCACCGGCTGCTGCGCGAAGTGCCCTACCGCGCCTTCTCGCTCGCCGAAGACGTCGAGTACGGCATCACGCTGGGCCTGGCCGGCCACCGCGTGCACAACGTCGACGAGGCCTGCGTCGACGCGCTGATGGTCACCGGCGAGGCGGCCGCGACCACGCAGCGCCAGCGCTGGGAAGACGGCCGCCACCAGCTCGTGCGCTCGCGCCTGTGGCCGCTGCTGAAAGCCTCCGGCGGCATCGACGGTGCGGTCTGCTTCGACCTGCTGCTCGACCTGCTGATGCCGCCACTGTCCTACGTCGTGATGAACGTGGCGCTGTTGCTCCTGCTCTCCGGCCTGGCGTGGATCTGGCTGCCCTCGGCCGCGCTCTGGGTCGGCATCGCGCTGGCCTGCATCTTCAGCCTGCTGCTGTACGTGCTGCGCGGCTGGCAGCTCAGCGACGTGGGCCTGCGCGGCCTGCTCGACCTGCTGCACGCGCCGTTCTTCGTGATCTGGAAGCTGATGCTGATGCTGCGCGCCCACGACTCGATGCAGTGGGTGCGCACGCGGCGGGAGGAGCCTTGAAGGGGCGCGTCGACCACCGGCAGCGCCGCCTCGCCTTCGCGCGGCTGTTCAGCAGCGCGGTGCTCAGCCAGGCGCTGCTGTCCGCTGCGAGCTTCGCGATCGGGCTGATGCTGATCCGCCGCACCAGCGACCTGCAGTACGGCCACTACATCCTCGCCGCCAGCGCGATCGCGCTGCTGGTGTCGCTGCAGAACGCCTTCTGCGGCCCGGTGCTGGCCGCGCGCCTGGGCCGGCTCGACCTGGCCGGTCGCGCCCGGCTGGTCGGCGCGCTGCTGCGCGAACGGCAGGCCGTGGTCGTCGGTGCCGGCCTGGCCGTGATCGC
Proteins encoded in this window:
- a CDS encoding glycosyltransferase family 2 protein — protein: MRISVCIATYRRPDRLDSLLEDLAWQRKIPVEVIVVDNDAAGSARAVVERQRASNLPFELRYEVQPVQNISLTRNRTVALASGDWLAFIDDDERAPTDWLRQLSHCAARHPADGVLGPVVPVVPDKAPAWIRRGAFYDWARLPTGSEVPPNRLRFGNVLLRAAALHAVPGPFDPAYGRTGGEDGDLLTRLVQRGARVLWCDEAIVHEPVEPSRLSLRWLMLRALRGGQDFARHRQNGRYGPLGALGRVAFVLRALLQALLSAALSLLSWPLGLHHAVHWLLKLAANVGKVSVFLGWHYREYGGQAT
- a CDS encoding glycosyltransferase family 2 protein, which produces MTTALHLLLFAIALPAIAACLYLLAFTLLSQRPGPGPRSSRRLRFDVIVPAHDEAAIIAGVVASLRRLDWPADGFRILVVADNCSDATAALARAAGAQVLERHDAVNRGKGYALQFAFEASRRDEWAYAVVVVDADSEVSPNLLEAFAGRIESGAKALQAHYGVLNAQAHWRTRLMAIAMACFHRVRSRARERLKLSCGLRGNGWCVTHRLLREVPYRAFSLAEDVEYGITLGLAGHRVHNVDEACVDALMVTGEAAATTQRQRWEDGRHQLVRSRLWPLLKASGGIDGAVCFDLLLDLLMPPLSYVVMNVALLLLLSGLAWIWLPSAALWVGIALACIFSLLLYVLRGWQLSDVGLRGLLDLLHAPFFVIWKLMLMLRAHDSMQWVRTRREEP
- a CDS encoding haloacid dehalogenase-like hydrolase; this translates as MSLAYVATRHDVSPEAALGAILDHRGPILLDLDETLYLRNSTEDFIDSARPRLPALLLMRALDLVKPWRWTGGEPTRDVWRVRVVSACFPWTARHWRQRVADLARGFTNLRLMEALRAPGTTTIITTVGFHPIVVPLVAALGLPQARIVAARLWTFTDRRDGKLQMAKGALGDETIRSALVLTDSAQDLALLDACARPLRAVWPEARFRHALSSVYLPGQYLSQVKRPGERYIVRGILQEDFAFWVLASVGLAAVPLAHVIGLLFLLLSFWAIYERGYVDNDLVAARHELEPKLSEAFASAPVATPRWPPWLWALASGAIAIVALRWPSAPMPADFAAWAAVLVGTHFWFALYNRLDKGTRVWMFAGLQFARGAAFVALVPIAPIGAAALGAHVLAKWVPYHAYRLGGKAWPDAPLHLIRLMFFIVLALLLGFAQGLATLASFTALALLAWNLYRARQELAAALSAAHRIDRQRKEPPP